The sequence below is a genomic window from Methylophilus sp. DW102.
AAATTGAATGGGCGTGCCAAGCTGCAGGGGCATGGCCGCTCAACCGCCGAATTATTGCGCTCGCTGGATGGTCAGCTCGCCCTGATGGTGCGTCAGGGGGAAATGTCTCACTTGTTGATTGAGGCGGCTGGATTAGATATTGCCCAAGCGGTTGGTGTCATGATCAAGGGCGATCAGCCCTTGCCCATGCATTGCGCCGCGATGGGCTGGCGGGCCAAAGAGGGTGTTTTGACACCAGAGGCAGCCGTGATTGATACGCCTGTGACGACCGTCACGGTCAATGGTGCCGTCGATTTGGGCCAGGAGCAGCTCAACCTTAAACTCCAGGCCAGTCCTAAAAACTTTTCGCCGTTAACCGTGCGCTCGCCTATTCTGGTGACAGGGCCTTTTGTGGACCCCCAGGTTTCGATCAGCCCGGGGCCGATTGCCGCACGGGTCGCTGGCGGCATATTACTGGCATTGATCAATCCGTTTGCCGCCATCCTGCCATTTCTCGATCCGGGCGATCAAAGTGCAACTACGGATGTAGGCTGCCAGCAAACCTTGCAACAATTAAAAATGCGTCAACATTGAGTCAAGACAAGACAGCATCCCCTGAAAAAAAAGAACCCAACCGAAGTTGGGTTTAGGGAGCGATTTTGGAGATATACGCTTACGGATCTTACTAAGCATAAGCTGTGCCAGATTTAAAAAGATAATTTAAATCAATTGCTTAAGTATTTAATTCTGTTTTTTAGTGCATGTTGTTTCAATCAGGCTGGTGATGTTTGCACTGTATTGGTGCACTTTGTGTCTGGATTACACCACGACTTAAAGTGATAGGCGCTCAATGAGCGCATCGCTAAAGATGGATGCTGCGGTCGCCTCATGCTAAAATCGCGCTTTAATTTTGTGATACGGAAACTTGATCGTCATGTTTAGCTTTTCAAGAAACTTAAGCGTTGCAGACCCGGCCTTGGCCCAAATGATTTCTTCCGAAGTGGAGCGTCAGCATCAGCATATCGAGTTGATTGCTTCAGAAAACTACACCAGTCCAGCGGTGATGGAAGCCCAAGGCTCGCAATTGACGAACAAGTATGCTGAAGGGTATCCAGGCAAACGCTTTTACGGTGGCTGTGAGTTTGTTGACCAGGTTGAACAGCTGGCGATTGACCGACTGAAAGCCTTGTATGGTGCAGAATATGCTAACGTGCAGCCACATTCTGGCTCACAGGCGAATCAGGCCGTGTATTTCTCCATCCTGAAACCAGGCGATACCGTGATGGGCATGAATCTGGGTCACGGCGGGCACCTCACACATGGTTCTCCGGCTAACCTGTCCGGCAAGTTGTTTAATATCGTGCCTTACGGTTTAAACGATAAAGAAGAGATAGACTACGATGAGATGGAGCGTATTGCGGTGGAGTGCAAACCAAAGTTGTTGATTGGGGGTGCTTCTGCGTATGCCTTGCGTTTTGACTGGGCGCGTATGGCTGAAATCGCCAAAAAAGTCGGTGCTTATTTCATGGTCGATATGGCGCACTATTCTGGCCTGATCGCGGCGGGTGTATATCCTAACCCGGTACCGCATGCTGACTTTGTGACTTCAACCACGCACAAGACCTTACGTGGTCCACGTGGCGGTATCATCATGGCTAAGGCCGAGTTTGAAAAATCACTAAACTCCAACGTGTTCCCAAGCTTGCAAGGCGGCCCGTTGATGCATGTCATCGCCGGTAAGGCGACGGCTTTCCTCGAAGCGGCACAGCCAGACTTCAAAGCGTATCAGGAACAGGTATTGAAGAACGCCAGCATCATGGCCAGCACGTTGGCTGCGCGTGGTTTGCGTATTATCTCCGGCCGTACCGAGTCTCATGTGTTCCTGGTAGACCTGCGTCCTAAAGGCTTGACCGGTAAGGCAGCAGACGCTTATCTGGGCCAAGCGCACATTACGGTCAACAAGAATGCGATTCCTAACGACCCCGAGAGCCCGTTTGTGACTTCCGGTATTCGTATCGGTTCGCCTGCGATCACAACGCGTGGCTTTAAAGAAGCCGAAGCCGAGCAAGTGGCTAACCTGATTGCCGATGTGCTGGATAATCCGGAAAGCGCTGAAGTGATTGCGGCCACCAAGGCGAAGGTGCATGCCTTGACCGATCAATTCCCGGTGTACGGTAAATAATTTTTCCGGCTATCCACAGCCATGAAATGTCCGTTTTGCGGTGCTGATGATACGCAAGTGGTGGATTCCCGCCTCAATGAGGAAGGGAACTCCATCCGCAGGCGCCGTCGCTGTCAAGTGTGTGACAAGCGCTTTACCACCTACGAAACGGCAGAACTGCATCTGCCACAGGTGGTGAAGCAAAACGGGACGCGCGAAGAGTTCAAGCGCGAAAAATTGCGCCTCTCTTTTACACGCGCTCTGCACAAACGTCCGGTGCCTACTGAATATGTCGATAAAGCACTGGACCGCATTGTTCAAAAAGTGCTCGGTTTGGGCGCGCGCGAAGTGCCTGCGCGGTTGCTGGGTGAAACCGTCATGCAAGAGTTAAAACAAATGGATCAGGTGGCGTACATCCGCTTTGCTTCGGTGTATCGAAGCTTTTCAGATGTGGATGACTTTCATAACGCCATCCGCGATCTGGATAACTGACAACAACCATTGCCGGACGCACCCTCTGTGCGCTGGTGTATGTGTTCCGTGTACCTTGCTTCACTCTGTGCACGGTCTATCAATGTTGCATGTGAAGACGGGGGCGTATGAAACTGATCAAGCTGTCTGCAGTGGTATTAGCGGTATTCACCGTGATTCTCACCATCGTGTTTTTTACCTGGTGGGCATTTAAAGATGAGGCGGTGTTTGGTCGTGACAAGTTTGACCAGACCCGCTGGATGGAATTGGCCAACACTGTGCAAAAGGAGTGTAGACGCGGTGACATGGCATATGATCTCAAAAATCACATCCTGATTCGAGGCGCCAAAAAAGAGGCAGTCATGGCCTTGCTTGGGCGGCCTAGCCTTGAGGACGCCAATGCACTTGAGTATGATCTGGGTAAGTGCATGCATGTCTATCATGCCTTACGCATATACTTTGACCAGGACGGACGTCTCACCCATAGTCAAATCTCCTCCCATTAGCTTAACTCTCATTGTGTGTACGCCCTTTATCCAGGGCGCGGTCTTGTCATTCACTGGCCGTTCAAAGGTGTCCGCCATACAAAACCACCGCAAGGCGGGCTTTTTTTGTATGATGCTAGTCTATGTTACACAGTACTCAAGATATTCAATGGATGACCCATGCCTTGCGCCTGGCGGTGCATGGACTGTATTCGACCACGCCTAATCCGCGTGTCGGTTGTGTCATCGTCAAACAAGGCCAAGTGCTTGGAGAAGGCGCTCACCTCAAGGCGGGGGAGCCCCATGCTGAAGTACACGCCTTGCGCGCCGCTGGCGAGCAGGCAAGAGGTGCAACTGCATATGTGACTCTGGAGCCCTGCAGTCATTTTGGCCGGACGCCCCCCTGCGCCGATGCACTGGTGAATGCCGGTGTGAGCCGGGTCGTGGTTGCCATGCAGGATCCGAATCCTTTGGTTGCTGGCAACGGCATTGCACGTTTGCAGGCACAGGGTATTGCTGTCACGGTTGGGGTTTGCGAAGCGCAGGCCAAGGCGCTGAATCCCGGGTTTATTCTGCGCATGACGCAACAACGCCCTTATATCCGTCTCAAGGTCGCTGCCAGTCTGGATGGCCGCACAGCGTTGGCGAATGGCGTCAGTCAATGGATCACGTCGCCGGAGGCACGGAAAGATGTCCATCACTGGCGTGCGCAAAGTTGTGCAGTGATCACGGGTATCTCTACCATTCTGCAGGATAATGCCTCGCTCACCGTACGTGAGGTGAAGACGCCACGCCAACCGCTACGCGTCATTCTCGATAGCCAGTTACGCATCCCGATAGACGCCAAGGTGTTGCAGGATGGCCATGCGCTGGTGGCGTATGCGCACGGGGAGGCCGCCAAGCTGGAGATATTGCAAGTGATGGGGGTACGTACCCTGCATGCACCGAATGTGCAGGGGCAGGTGGATATTGCTGCCGTCATGCAGGCACTAACGGCCTGGCCTTGTAATGAGGTATTGGTCGAGGCGGGGGCAACGCTGAATGGGGCCTTTTTGCAAAGCGGGTTTGTGGATGAGTTATTGCTGTATTACGCACCCAAGCTAATGGGAGACGCGGCACGCGGCATGTTTGCCCTGCCAGCATGGACGCAGATGGCAGACATACATACGCTGGACATCATGGATCTGCGACAGGTCGGGCAGGATATCCGTCTTCAGGCCAGGCTTAAGCCCTGATTCTTATGCTGATCGACACCCACTGTCATCTGGATGCCCGTGAGTTTGATGCCGACCGTGAGCCGGTCTGGCAGGCGGCCCTGGCGCAGGGCGTTCGAGCGGTGGTCATCCCGGCCGTGACGCAGGCGAGCTTTGAACCGATTATGGCCTGGTGCGCACGGCATCCGCAAGCCGGATTCGCTCTTGGCTGGCATCCCATGTATGTGTCTGAGGCACCTGAGGATGCGCTGGCGCAGCTCGAGCAAACCGTCGCCAGGGTGCTGGAGGGCCCTCAGGCGCATCAATTGCTGGCGATTGGAGAGATCGGTCTCGACTTCTACCTGACGCGCGAAAATGAGGCCAGACAGCTAGAGCTATATGAAGGACAGTTGCGCATTGCCAGGCAGTTTCATTTGCCTGTGATTTTGCATGTGCGAGGTGCGATAGACACCATCCTCAAATATTTGCGCAAGCATGCGTTAACGGGGGGCATTGCACATGCTTACAACGGCAGCAAGCAACAAGCGGAGATATTTGCCAGTTTGGGATTCAAATTAGGGTTTGGTGGTGCCATGACCTGGCCGCGCGCATTGAAACTGCGTCAGCTTGCTGCAGAGTTGCCTGTGGAAACACTGGTTCTGGAGACCGATGCGCCGGATATTCCGCCGGTTTGGCTGGGGCATCAAGGAAGAAATGCGCCGGATCAATTAAAAAAGATCGCAGAAGAGATGGCCCTGATGCGTGGCTTGGAAGCTTCGCAACTCATTGAAATGACTGGTAAAAATTCTGTAGAAGTTTTGCCAAAAATAGCCCATTTATGCACATGACTTAAAGTGACACTTTAAGAATGTGTCGAAAGTGACTATATTATAGTGGTGCTTTGTAAGTAATTGATTTTATTGAATAAAAAAATAGATTAAAAAATGAACTTTTGGAAAAAGTCCTTATAAATTGGTAAGTTACGGAATTAAGACACAGCAATCCACAAAGTTATCCACAGATTTTGTGGATAGCAAAATACAGTGTTTGTCCTACAAGAAAAGCAAGTGGTTTTACAAACTTTACAATTACTAATCGGTGCTTGGCCAGGCCTCTCATATGCGCATTCAATCCCAACATTTCCGTAGCATTTGGCAACAAGCCAACGCTGTTTATATCATTGACCAGACGCAGTTGCCGTTTGATTTTGTGACGGTGGAATTAACGTCTTTGGCGCAAATATGTCATGCCATCCGCCACATGCAGGTCCGTGGTGCACCCCTCATTGGAGCTGCGGCAGCCTATGGTGTGGCGTTAGGTATTCAGCAGGATGCCAGCGATGAACACTTGCAGGCGGTGGTAAAGCAGCTGATCGCCACGCGACCGACTGCCGTCAATCTGGCCTGGGCGGCACAGCGCATGCAACAGACGTTAATGCCGCTGGCTGTGGCGCAACGCGCAGCTGCCGCTTGGCTGGCGGCACAAGCGATTGCTGATGAGGATGTGGCGCAGAATCTGGCGATTGGCCAGCACGGTAAAGCCTTGATCGCTGAAAAGGCCACGGTGGATGCCAATCAGGCTGTGAATATTTTGACCCATTGCAATGCCGGGTGGTTGGCCACGGTGGATGGCGGGACGGCCTTGGCGCCGATTTACGCCGCGCATGATGCAGGTCTGAAAGTACATGTCTGGGTAGATGAAACGCGGCCACGCAACCAGGGTGCCAGCCTGACCGCCTGGGAGCTGGCGCAACACGGGGTTCCGCATACGGTGATTGCCGATAATGCTGGCGGCCATCTGATGCAGCATGGTCAGGTAGATCTGGTCATCGTCGGTGCAGATCGTGTCACCAGTCAAGGGGATGTCTGCAACAAGATAGGCACCTATTTAAAAGCGCTGGCAGCATTTGATCAGCAAATCCCGTTTTATGCTGCGGTGCCGACGCCGACCATAGACTGGCAGATCGCACGCGGCGCAGAGATCGAGATTGAAATGCGTGATGCGGATGAGGTGGCTTATATGCAAGGGCAGACTGCAACAGGAGACATACAGACGGTCCGGGTGATTCCGCGTGAAAGCCCGGCATTGAATCCGGCGTTTGATGTGACGCCAGCCAGGCTGGTGACAGGGGTGATTACCGAGCATGGGGTGTTTGCCCCAGACCAGTTGCATGCGCTGAAAACGCATAGTCTGGGCGATTAACATGAGCAAGCGCTCGCCTGCGCAACAGTTGTTATACACGGCCCAGCAAATGGCCCTGACTGGCCTGAATAAAGGCACCTCTGGCAACGCCAGTGTCCGGCTAGAAACGGGTTTTCTGGTGACGCCTTCTGGCGTGCCGGCAGAACAGCTGCATGTTGACAGCATGGTACATATGGATTGGCAAGGCCGGGCTGAAGCCGGGAAAAACCCCTCCAGCGAATGGCGTTTTCATCTGGATATTTTACAGGCGCGGCCTGAAGTTAATGCGGTTGTGCATTGCCACAGCATGTTTGCGACTACGGTAGCCTGCATGGGGCACGACGTGCCGCCGTTTCATTACATGATTGCCAGCGTGGGTGGAGATAATATCCGTTGCGCGCCCTACGCCTTGTTTGGCACCCAGGCGCTGTCTGAGGTTGCGCTCGCTGCATTGCATGAGCGCAAGGCCTGTTTGCTGGCACATCATGGCATGATTGCGCTTGGCAAGGATTTATCCCACGCACTGGCCGTGGCGGTAGAAGTGGAAAACCTGTGTGAGCAGTACTGGCGACTGTTACAAGTTGGGCAGCTCCGCTTGCTGACGCCTGCGCAAATGCTTGAAGTCCATGCCCAATTTAAAGGCTATGGACAATGGCGTGATCCGGTTTAATTACACCGGATGGATTTAGAGTTTTGGAAATAGTGCCAGGGTGGTCATGCGCAATAGAGCGCCAGGGTCACAAATGTAGGTGTTCTGTTTCATCTCGCTAGCGGATGGAGGTACTGCGAGGATGGCTTCTGCGGGAGCAAAGCATTTGAGCAGAACGCCACCGGATTCTACGGCATTGAGTCCTTTGGCATAGCTGGTGGCCAGCGCCTCCGAGGGCGTCCAGCAAAAGCCAATCTGGTCTTGATCAAACAAAAACCAGCTTTCGCCACGATACAGGGTCAGGCCCTGCAGCGGTTGATGCTGTGTGTCGGCCAAGCATTTTTTCAGCACGCGCAGCACCAGCGCATCATTTTTAATCAAGGCGCGCAAATCGCCGCCATATTGTCGCCACAATGCGCCAATGTTTGATTGGTCAAAGCCGGATTCATCCTGAATCCGGCCGATGTATTCGAAGGTTTGCCGCCATAAAGCAGCATCCACGGTATTCACGTACTGACCATGACAAAACTGCCTGGCCAGCGACTGTACGGAGACACTTTGCATACGTATTGAATCAGGCGTCTTCATCGCTGGCCCAGCTGGGTTAACGCACCCATACGCCCTCAATCAGTTTTTCCTGCGGCTGGAACTGCTGCTTGTAAGCCATTTTCTGGCTGTCTGCAATCCAGTAGCCCAGGTACAAATAGTCCAGGCCGAGTTGCTTGGCCCACTCGATTTGCCAGAGGATGCTATAGGTGCCATAACTCGCTTTGTCATGCGTATCATAAAACGTGTACACCGCAGACAGACCATCCATGACAATATCAATCACGCTGACCATCTTGAGCTGCTGCTGTGCATCTCTAAACTCGACCATTACGCTATCTACATTGCTTTGACATAAAAACTGCTGGTATTGCGTCGCTTCGTCTTCTTGCGGCATGGCTGACTCCAGACTGCTGGGATGACGCTGTTGCTGGTAGGTCAGGTACAGGGCGAAGTGTTCTGAATCATAACTGGCTTCACGGATGGTGGCCTGTAACGGTGCATGCTTCTTAAATGCCCGTTGCTGGCTACGCGTGGCTTCAAACGCATGTACCGGTAAACGGACCGAAATGCAGGCATTGCAATGTTCGCAATGCGGCCGGTAAGCAAACTTGCCACTGCGGCGAAAGCCCTGCTGTATCAGTCCGCTATACACGCGGCCATCTACCAGTGTCTGCGGTGTGGCAATCAGGCTTTGCGCCAGCTTTTTAGGCAGATAGCCACAGGTGTAAGCGGTGGTCACATAAAACTGTAATTTTTGCAGGGGTGCGTCGTTAGGTAGGGTCATATTGCACTAAATGCGTTAACTCTTCGATAAACCGGTCTCTGGGAATTTCATAAGCACCAAAACTGGCAAGTAACGGTGTATGCATCTGACAATCAATCATACCGACTTGTTGCGAGATTAACCATTGCACCAGATGCGCAAATGCCACTTTGGACGCATTGCTGACATGGTGAAACATACTTTCACCATAAAACATGCGGCCAATCTTGACCCCATAACAACCGCCAACCAATTGCCCATCTTGCCAGGCTTCCATACTATGCGCGTAGCCCATGGCATGCAACTCGCTGTATGCCGCAATCATTTCATCGGTGATCCATGAGCCGGATTGACCTGGGCGCGGGGTGGCAGCACAAGCCTGCATCACGGCGGTAAATTGCGTATTCATGCGTAACTCAAACGGCTGTTGCTGGATGACCTTGCGCAAAGAGCGGGTGATTTTCAGCGCTGGTGGAAACAGCACCATGCGTGGGTCCGGACTCCACCAGAGGATAGGCTCGCCCGGACTAAACCATGGAAAAATCCCTTGTTTGTAGGCGCTCAACAGGCGTCGTGGCGTCAGGCTGCCGCCGATGGCGATCAGGCCGTTGGGCTCTGTCAACGCCTGCTGCAAGTTCGGGAATGGGGTCTCTGCTGCGAGAATGCGCACCGGCCCGCCCGGGAGAGGATAGTAATTGTCATGCATAAACAGTCATTGCGGTGGTGTAGGGACGCAAGTTAATCGTATTACGGTTTAGTCGGCGCTCCGTGATTGCCAGATACTGATGAGTCTGGTGATCACATAGCTATCCTTTAACGCACATGAGTAAAGTCAGCCTGATATTCAATACGTCATTACGCACGCTTTATGCGGGACTGATACAGGCCCTTACCCGCACGCATTTGCATTTGGTACTAGAACTTAAACGGATTGTGCTTGCTCGTCCATTCTATAACCTTATGGCCGGGGATGCCACGCGAGATGCCAAACCCTTGGGCATAGTCGCAGCCCAGTTCGGCCAGAATCTGCGCCTGCTCGGCTTTTTCGACGCCTTCAGCCACCACCTTGCGGCCGAAGTCGCGGCAGAGCGTAATCACGCCACGGATCACCGCCATGTCTTCCTGGTCACTTAACATGTTATGGATAAAGGACTGATCAATTTTAATGATGTTGACTGGCAGGCGGCGTAAGTAAATCAGCGAGGAGTAGCCTGAGCCAAAATCATCAATCGAGAATGCAACGCCCAGCGCCTGGCATTGCTGGATGACGCGGTTGACGCGGGCAAAATCGCTGATGGCAGCACTTTCTGTGATCTCGATATGCAGCTGTTGCGGCTTGATCATGGCATACTTTTTAAACAAGTCAGCCAATCGTTCCGGAAACTGCTTATGCATTAAATGCTGGGCGGCGATGTTGACGGAGACTTGTGTGTCCAAGCCCTGGCTTTGCCACTCGCTCAATTGGCGCAGGCTTTCTTCTATCACCCAGTTACCAATGTCCACAATCAGATTGGTATGTTCGACCGCAGTCAGGAAGTCGTTAGGGTAGAGCAGTCCGCGCACCGGATGCTGCCAGCGCAGCAAAGCCTCAAAACAGAAAATTTCACCAGACTGCATACAGACTTGCGGTTGGTAAACCAGGCGGATATGGTTGTTTTGGATGCCATGCAGCAAGTCCTTGAGCAACGCTTGCTGTTGCTGGGATTGCTGCGCAGACGCCAGGTCAAACAAATGGCATTGATGCCCACCATGCGTTTTGGCATGGTACATGGCATGGTCGGCATGCCGTAGCAAGGTGTCTGGCGGGTTGCGGTCTATCGGGTATAGCGTATAGCCAATGCTGGCTGAAATGGAAAACTTGAATTTATCTACCTTGAACGGTTTTTCAATCGCCGTCAGCAACTTTTTGAGCAGTCGTGCATATTCGTTGGCCGTCCGTAGTCCGCACAACAACATTGCAAATTCATCGCCTCCGAGCCTGGCCAGGGTATCTTGCGGTTTGAGCAGGCCATTCAGTCGGGCTGCCAGTTGCATGAGCAAACGGTCACCGTATTCGTGGCCGTATTGGTCATTGACGATTTTGAAGTCATCCAGGTCAATATAACAAATGGCCACCAGCGTCGACTGGCTTTCGGCTTCGTGTAGCGCTTGTTGCAATCGGCTCGAAAACAACACGCGGTTAGGCAGTTGCGTCAGCACATCATGATAAGCCAGATGCTCAAGCATGTTTTGTTGCTCTTTGGCGCGCGTAATGTCTGAGAAGAGGCCGACATAATGCTGAAATTCGCCCGCCTGGTTGAGCACTGGCGACAATTCGAGTTCTACCAGATACTCATGACCTTGTTGATGACGGTTCCAGACCTCGCCCTGCCACTCCTGAAAGCCATGCTGGCTGTCATACAAGGACTGGAACAGGTCTGGTTGCTTATAGGCGATGCCTAGTTGTTGCGGAGTTTTACCCATGACTTCAGGTTGTGCATAGCCTGTAATCACGCTGAAGGAGGGGTTGCACTGAATGATATGCCCCTGGGTGTCGGTAATGAAAATTGCATCATGGGCATGGTCAAACACGCTGGAAGAGACCTTTAGCCGGCTGGCATTGGCCTGCAGCTGGCTCACCATTTCACGCAGGCGTCTGCGCATTTTAAGCATGTTGGCGATCAGGCTGTCGGGGGCTGCCGTGGTTTGGTCTTCGGCAAAGTCGCCGCTTTCAATCCGCATCAATAAATGCTTGGCTGTCTCGGGATCGCCGCCCAAGGGGTTCAACACAAAGCGCTGCAAGCCGCTGACAATGGCAATCAGCACGACCAATGTCAGGATAAAGGTAATGATCATCAAAGGCGACAGTGTGCCCAGTGCAGACCAGTAAGCTTCACTGGTCGGGTACACAATATTGATCTGAAAATCCCATTCTGGCACCTGCCGCGTGACCTTGGTCCAGCGGTGCTGGCTATCTTTGAGGGCGGTTTCTGCCTCCAGGCGTGTCAGTCCATTGGTTAAAAAGCGGATATTGCCGTGTCCGTCGGTGATGGCCACAAAGCCTTTTTTCAAAAATCCCCATTGCCGGATCGCCTGGTCAATGGCGTTAAAATCAAGCTTGTAACCGACGTACCAGGCCCCAATCAGGTTGCCGTGATTATCCTGCATGGGTTCATAGCGGGAGAGATACGATTCCCCAAGGATATCTACCACGCCAAAATAAGCCTGATTTTTTTGCAGTGCGACAATCGCCTTGCCAAACGGATCCAGCTCTGTGCCAAAAGCATTGGTGCCATCCGCTTTTTTGACGTTGGTTGAGATGCGCAGAAACTGCCCGCCACGTTTGACAAAAATGGTGGCGGTACCGCTACCTATGCGTGTCACTGAATCGACCAGTAGTGTGCTGCCGGTTTGAGGGGTATCCCCAAATTGCAAGTTTGGGACGTCCATTCCCAGTATCTGGGTCGTGCCGTTAATATTGGGCGGGCCTTCAAGCGAGCCATATTGTTTGAGCAAGGCCATGCTTGAGAATACATGTTCGCTGACCAGGGTTTTCGCCGTGATCAACAGGTTGGACAGTTTTTGTGTTTCTTCCTGAGCCTGGGTTTCGATATTGTTTAAATGCGCGTTAAAAATAAATGCGAAAGAAACTAGACCGATCAGCAACCCCAAGCTGGTCAGTGGTAAAAGGATTTTTTTAAAAAGAGTGTAGTGCTTCATTGTGAGTTTATGTAATTATTTTATAAGTAATTTCCCCGTCCTGCATTTTGTTTATACATGGCTTTACAACTGACTGCAATCATTTATAAGACCGGCCCCCTGTGCGAGCCCAATTTTAAATAAATGTCGTCTTATTTATTACACAAATATTTGGGAATGGTTTGTGGTGATGAATGATTGTGATTGATTTGGCCAGGTGAGGTGGCACTCACCTGAATGTTGTGAAAAAAATCTTTCAAATCAATCAATTAATGCGTAAAATGCGCAACTCTCAAGCATTAGCTGGTTACCCGCGTGGAAATCTATACTTCCCTCACTGCCAAACCCATTCAAAGTTACCGTCCTTATTGGGCGAAACGCTTTGGCACCGCCCCCGTGCTGCCCATGAGTCGCGCCGAAATGGATGCATTGGGCTGGGATAGCTGCGATATTATTCTGGTCAGCGGCGATGCCTACATTGACCATCCCAGTTTTGGCGTCGCCCTGATTGGCCGCTTGCTTGAGGCACAAGGTTTTCGCGTGGGCATTATTGCGCAACCAGACTGGCAGTCGGCAGAACCATTCAAAGTGCTGGGTAAACCCAATCTGTATTTTGGCGTCACGGCTGGGAATATGGATAGCATGGTCAACCGCTATACCGCGGACCGCAAGATACGCTCGGATGATGCCTATACACCGCATGCCGAGGCCAACAAGCGCCCTGATCGCGCGGTACTGGTTTACTCTCAACGTTGTAAAGAGGCTTATGCGGATGTGCCGCTGGTGATTGGCAGTATTGAAGCCAGCCTGCGCCGTATAGCGCACTATGATTACTGGTCAGATAAAGTCCGCCGTTCTATCCTGATGGATGCCAAGGCGGACTTGCTAGTGTTCGGAAACGCCGAGCGTGCCATTGTCGAACTGTCGCACCGTATTGCCCGTGGAGAATCGATCCATGAGATTGAGGATATTCGCGGCACCGCGTTTATCCGCAAGCAAGTGCCAGATGAATTTGTGGAGGTGCCCTCTACCCGTCTCGACCGGCCAGGGGTGGTGGATAAGCACGAAGACCCCTATGCGATGAAAATGGGCAAAGCCGATGCCAGTTGCGCAACGGATGATCAGGCGAAAGACGCCAATGCCGCGGCGATCAGCTTGCCTTTACCGCTGAAAGCTGCCAAAGTGCCGCGCGAACGTCAGGTGATCCGCATGC
It includes:
- the mtnA gene encoding S-methyl-5-thioribose-1-phosphate isomerase encodes the protein MRIQSQHFRSIWQQANAVYIIDQTQLPFDFVTVELTSLAQICHAIRHMQVRGAPLIGAAAAYGVALGIQQDASDEHLQAVVKQLIATRPTAVNLAWAAQRMQQTLMPLAVAQRAAAAWLAAQAIADEDVAQNLAIGQHGKALIAEKATVDANQAVNILTHCNAGWLATVDGGTALAPIYAAHDAGLKVHVWVDETRPRNQGASLTAWELAQHGVPHTVIADNAGGHLMQHGQVDLVIVGADRVTSQGDVCNKIGTYLKALAAFDQQIPFYAAVPTPTIDWQIARGAEIEIEMRDADEVAYMQGQTATGDIQTVRVIPRESPALNPAFDVTPARLVTGVITEHGVFAPDQLHALKTHSLGD
- a CDS encoding arginyltransferase: MTLPNDAPLQKLQFYVTTAYTCGYLPKKLAQSLIATPQTLVDGRVYSGLIQQGFRRSGKFAYRPHCEHCNACISVRLPVHAFEATRSQQRAFKKHAPLQATIREASYDSEHFALYLTYQQQRHPSSLESAMPQEDEATQYQQFLCQSNVDSVMVEFRDAQQQLKMVSVIDIVMDGLSAVYTFYDTHDKASYGTYSILWQIEWAKQLGLDYLYLGYWIADSQKMAYKQQFQPQEKLIEGVWVR
- the glyA gene encoding serine hydroxymethyltransferase, encoding MFSFSRNLSVADPALAQMISSEVERQHQHIELIASENYTSPAVMEAQGSQLTNKYAEGYPGKRFYGGCEFVDQVEQLAIDRLKALYGAEYANVQPHSGSQANQAVYFSILKPGDTVMGMNLGHGGHLTHGSPANLSGKLFNIVPYGLNDKEEIDYDEMERIAVECKPKLLIGGASAYALRFDWARMAEIAKKVGAYFMVDMAHYSGLIAAGVYPNPVPHADFVTSTTHKTLRGPRGGIIMAKAEFEKSLNSNVFPSLQGGPLMHVIAGKATAFLEAAQPDFKAYQEQVLKNASIMASTLAARGLRIISGRTESHVFLVDLRPKGLTGKAADAYLGQAHITVNKNAIPNDPESPFVTSGIRIGSPAITTRGFKEAEAEQVANLIADVLDNPESAEVIAATKAKVHALTDQFPVYGK
- a CDS encoding TatD family hydrolase — translated: MLIDTHCHLDAREFDADREPVWQAALAQGVRAVVIPAVTQASFEPIMAWCARHPQAGFALGWHPMYVSEAPEDALAQLEQTVARVLEGPQAHQLLAIGEIGLDFYLTRENEARQLELYEGQLRIARQFHLPVILHVRGAIDTILKYLRKHALTGGIAHAYNGSKQQAEIFASLGFKLGFGGAMTWPRALKLRQLAAELPVETLVLETDAPDIPPVWLGHQGRNAPDQLKKIAEEMALMRGLEASQLIEMTGKNSVEVLPKIAHLCT
- the nrdR gene encoding transcriptional regulator NrdR encodes the protein MKCPFCGADDTQVVDSRLNEEGNSIRRRRRCQVCDKRFTTYETAELHLPQVVKQNGTREEFKREKLRLSFTRALHKRPVPTEYVDKALDRIVQKVLGLGAREVPARLLGETVMQELKQMDQVAYIRFASVYRSFSDVDDFHNAIRDLDN
- the aat gene encoding leucyl/phenylalanyl-tRNA--protein transferase, yielding MHDNYYPLPGGPVRILAAETPFPNLQQALTEPNGLIAIGGSLTPRRLLSAYKQGIFPWFSPGEPILWWSPDPRMVLFPPALKITRSLRKVIQQQPFELRMNTQFTAVMQACAATPRPGQSGSWITDEMIAAYSELHAMGYAHSMEAWQDGQLVGGCYGVKIGRMFYGESMFHHVSNASKVAFAHLVQWLISQQVGMIDCQMHTPLLASFGAYEIPRDRFIEELTHLVQYDPT
- a CDS encoding class II aldolase/adducin family protein, with product MSKRSPAQQLLYTAQQMALTGLNKGTSGNASVRLETGFLVTPSGVPAEQLHVDSMVHMDWQGRAEAGKNPSSEWRFHLDILQARPEVNAVVHCHSMFATTVACMGHDVPPFHYMIASVGGDNIRCAPYALFGTQALSEVALAALHERKACLLAHHGMIALGKDLSHALAVAVEVENLCEQYWRLLQVGQLRLLTPAQMLEVHAQFKGYGQWRDPV
- the ribD gene encoding bifunctional diaminohydroxyphosphoribosylaminopyrimidine deaminase/5-amino-6-(5-phosphoribosylamino)uracil reductase RibD; amino-acid sequence: MLHSTQDIQWMTHALRLAVHGLYSTTPNPRVGCVIVKQGQVLGEGAHLKAGEPHAEVHALRAAGEQARGATAYVTLEPCSHFGRTPPCADALVNAGVSRVVVAMQDPNPLVAGNGIARLQAQGIAVTVGVCEAQAKALNPGFILRMTQQRPYIRLKVAASLDGRTALANGVSQWITSPEARKDVHHWRAQSCAVITGISTILQDNASLTVREVKTPRQPLRVILDSQLRIPIDAKVLQDGHALVAYAHGEAAKLEILQVMGVRTLHAPNVQGQVDIAAVMQALTAWPCNEVLVEAGATLNGAFLQSGFVDELLLYYAPKLMGDAARGMFALPAWTQMADIHTLDIMDLRQVGQDIRLQARLKP